A part of Kiritimatiellia bacterium genomic DNA contains:
- a CDS encoding cupin domain-containing protein, which produces MALKKTVKKPGDLMSRAIPLTGLADYQAGAVVSRTVLSKKAGTVTVFAFDKGQGLSTHSAPFDAMVWILDGEARITISGKGLRAKAGDMVIMPAHEPHALKAAKPFKMALVMIKSES; this is translated from the coding sequence ATGGCGCTTAAAAAAACCGTGAAAAAGCCGGGCGATTTGATGTCCCGGGCGATACCGCTGACCGGGCTGGCGGACTACCAGGCCGGGGCGGTGGTCAGCCGTACTGTACTTTCTAAGAAGGCCGGCACCGTGACCGTGTTCGCCTTCGACAAGGGGCAGGGCTTGAGCACCCATTCCGCGCCGTTCGACGCGATGGTCTGGATCCTCGACGGCGAGGCCCGCATCACGATTTCCGGGAAAGGCCTGCGGGCGAAGGCCGGCGACATGGTCATCATGCCGGCCCACGAGCCGCACGCCCTCAAGGCCGCGAAGCCGTTCAAAATGGCCCTGGTCATGATCAAGAGCGAGTCATGA
- a CDS encoding S8 family serine peptidase, translated as MKRLHYPVLLLALLAGRAASGAWQDKVDPRVLQSVDGSSDAQTEFLVFLDERADLSGAAALRTKEEKGRFVYRALTATAERTQPALRARLQSLGALEQSFWIDNMLLVRGNASLVRELAERGDVRRLSANPWVDARLPRDLAAPRLPDAPTAAEWGVSKVNATGVWALGFTGQGAVVGGQDTGYDWDHPALKNQYRGFDGSATNHNYNWHDAIHSGGGGCGADSLVPCDDDTHGTHTMGTMVGDDGAGNQVGVAPGARWIGCRNMNVGWGTPATYAECFQWFVAPTDLTNGNPDPAKAPDVINNSWGCPTAEGCTDPNVLSGVVAAARAAGIVVVASAGNSGSACGTVSDPPSFYEDSFTVGNTDSSDNINSGSSRGPATADGSGRMKPDISAPGTSVRSCVPGTGYGYKTGTSMAAPHVAGTVALVLSAHPGLRGQVDRIEKLIERTAVPRTTAQECGGVAGTNVPNNTYGWGRVDACRAIGLDDDDADGMPNWWEIVFDLNPTNAADAGLDPDGDGLFNDQEFSANTDPTNGTSVLQLTEALPSGSNAVAVAWRTGQEGFDTGRTYDLYRSSSLADGGDWTCVASNIPVAGALTGFTNEWDSGAVSQAYYRVAISGASNEVLSAPIALRPRR; from the coding sequence ATGAAACGGTTGCATTATCCAGTCCTGCTCCTCGCGCTGCTGGCCGGCCGCGCCGCATCGGGCGCATGGCAGGACAAGGTCGACCCGCGCGTGCTGCAATCCGTTGATGGTTCCAGCGATGCGCAGACGGAATTCCTGGTATTCCTGGATGAGCGCGCCGACCTGTCGGGGGCCGCCGCACTGCGGACCAAGGAGGAAAAAGGCCGGTTCGTGTACCGCGCGCTGACGGCAACCGCTGAACGGACCCAGCCCGCCCTGCGCGCGCGCCTGCAATCCCTGGGCGCGCTCGAGCAGTCGTTCTGGATCGACAACATGCTCCTCGTCCGCGGCAACGCGTCCCTGGTCCGCGAATTGGCGGAACGGGGTGACGTGCGCCGCCTGTCCGCGAATCCCTGGGTGGACGCGCGCCTGCCCCGCGACCTGGCCGCCCCGCGCTTGCCGGACGCGCCCACCGCCGCGGAGTGGGGCGTCAGCAAGGTCAACGCGACCGGCGTCTGGGCGCTGGGTTTCACGGGCCAGGGCGCGGTCGTCGGCGGCCAGGACACCGGCTACGACTGGGATCACCCGGCGCTGAAAAACCAGTACCGCGGCTTCGACGGGAGCGCGACCAACCACAATTATAACTGGCACGACGCGATCCACAGCGGGGGCGGCGGCTGCGGTGCGGACTCGCTTGTTCCCTGCGACGACGACACGCACGGCACGCACACGATGGGCACCATGGTCGGCGACGACGGGGCCGGCAACCAGGTCGGCGTCGCGCCCGGCGCGCGCTGGATCGGGTGCCGCAACATGAACGTCGGCTGGGGCACGCCGGCGACGTACGCGGAGTGCTTCCAATGGTTCGTCGCGCCCACGGACCTGACGAACGGGAATCCCGACCCGGCGAAGGCGCCGGACGTGATCAATAACTCCTGGGGGTGCCCGACGGCCGAGGGATGCACGGATCCCAATGTCTTGAGCGGCGTCGTGGCCGCCGCGCGGGCCGCCGGCATCGTCGTCGTGGCCTCGGCCGGCAACAGCGGTTCGGCTTGCGGCACGGTCAGCGATCCGCCGTCCTTCTACGAGGATTCCTTCACCGTCGGCAACACGGACTCCAGCGACAACATCAACAGCGGCAGCAGCCGCGGCCCGGCGACGGCGGACGGCAGCGGGCGGATGAAGCCCGACATCAGCGCGCCGGGCACCAGCGTACGCTCCTGCGTGCCCGGCACGGGCTACGGATACAAGACAGGCACCAGTATGGCGGCCCCGCACGTCGCGGGCACCGTGGCGCTGGTCCTGTCGGCGCATCCCGGGCTGCGCGGGCAGGTGGACCGGATCGAAAAACTGATCGAGCGAACGGCCGTGCCGCGGACCACCGCCCAGGAATGCGGCGGCGTGGCCGGGACAAACGTGCCCAACAATACCTACGGCTGGGGCCGCGTGGACGCCTGCCGGGCCATCGGGCTCGACGACGACGACGCGGACGGCATGCCGAACTGGTGGGAAATCGTCTTCGACCTTAACCCCACGAACGCCGCCGACGCCGGGCTCGATCCCGACGGCGACGGGCTGTTCAATGACCAGGAATTCAGCGCGAACACCGATCCCACGAACGGGACCTCGGTGCTTCAACTGACCGAGGCCCTGCCTTCGGGCTCCAACGCGGTGGCCGTGGCGTGGCGGACCGGCCAGGAAGGATTCGACACCGGCCGCACGTACGATCTCTACCGGTCGTCCAGCCTGGCCGATGGCGGAGACTGGACTTGCGTGGCCTCCAACATCCCTGTCGCCGGCGCACTGACCGGGTTCACGAACGAATGGGATTCGGGCGCGGTTTCGCAGGCCTACTACCGCGTCGCGATTTCCGGCGCGAGCAACGAGGTCCTGTCTGCGCCGATCGCGCTGCGGCCACGCCGCTAA